A part of Marinomonas rhizomae genomic DNA contains:
- the thrC gene encoding threonine synthase, whose amino-acid sequence MKYISTRGKAPALSFGDVLLAGLANDGGLYVPETLPHYSKEEIASWANLSYQELAFKVMWPFVEGDIPADAFKTMIDDAYASFNHTSIAPMVQVGNNEWILELFRGPTLAFKDFALQLLGRLMDYVLSERKEKLVILGATSGDTGSAAIEGCRHSEHLNIFILHPYQRVSEVQRRQMTTVIDDNVFNIAVKGNFDDCQGMVKSSFADQSFLKGAKLGAVNSINWARIMAQIVYYFSSALSVGAPHRKVSFSVPTGNFGDIFAGYLAKKMGLPIDQLVVATNQNDILHRVIAENDMSRQSLNVTLSPSMDIMVSSNFERLLFDAHGRDGAAIDDLMARFNKGDVSLNDQAWSFVKENFDSYKVDDEKTCEVIADVFAKTQYLLDPHTAIGLEAARHCWKDQSVPMITLATAHPVKFPEAVEKAGCETPVLPEHMKDLFEREESYEVLDNSLSDVQAFVADKI is encoded by the coding sequence ATGAAATACATTTCTACTCGTGGTAAAGCGCCAGCGCTTTCTTTTGGTGATGTGTTATTGGCTGGTTTGGCAAATGATGGTGGCTTGTATGTGCCAGAAACCTTACCTCATTACAGCAAAGAAGAGATCGCTTCTTGGGCAAATTTGAGTTACCAAGAGCTTGCTTTCAAGGTAATGTGGCCGTTTGTTGAAGGTGATATTCCAGCTGACGCATTTAAAACTATGATTGATGATGCTTACGCGAGCTTCAATCATACTTCTATCGCGCCTATGGTTCAGGTTGGTAACAACGAATGGATTCTGGAATTATTCCGCGGCCCAACCTTAGCGTTTAAAGATTTTGCCTTACAGCTACTTGGTCGTTTGATGGATTATGTTCTGTCTGAGCGCAAGGAAAAACTGGTCATTCTTGGGGCCACATCAGGTGACACAGGTTCTGCTGCTATTGAAGGTTGTCGTCATTCAGAGCATCTGAATATTTTCATTTTGCATCCATACCAGCGTGTATCTGAAGTGCAGCGTCGTCAAATGACCACAGTTATTGACGATAATGTGTTTAATATTGCGGTAAAAGGTAATTTTGATGATTGCCAAGGCATGGTGAAGTCGAGCTTTGCGGATCAGTCTTTCTTGAAAGGCGCTAAGCTGGGCGCGGTTAACTCGATTAACTGGGCGCGTATCATGGCTCAGATCGTTTACTATTTTTCTTCTGCTTTGTCAGTTGGCGCGCCGCATCGTAAGGTGTCTTTTTCTGTGCCAACAGGTAACTTCGGCGATATCTTTGCTGGTTACTTGGCGAAGAAAATGGGCTTACCAATTGATCAGCTTGTGGTTGCTACTAACCAAAATGATATTTTGCATCGTGTGATCGCTGAAAACGACATGAGTCGCCAGTCTTTGAATGTCACCTTATCGCCGAGTATGGATATCATGGTTTCAAGCAACTTCGAGCGTTTGTTGTTCGATGCTCATGGTCGTGATGGTGCGGCGATTGATGATTTGATGGCGCGCTTTAATAAAGGCGATGTGTCCTTAAATGATCAAGCTTGGTCTTTTGTGAAAGAAAACTTTGATAGCTATAAAGTGGATGATGAGAAAACCTGTGAAGTGATTGCAGATGTGTTTGCTAAAACACAATACTTGCTTGATCCGCACACGGCGATAGGCCTTGAAGCGGCTCGTCATTGCTGGAAAGATCAGTCTGTTCCTATGATTACTTTAGCAACAGCGCATCCTGTTAAGTTTCCAGAAGCCGTTGAAAAAGCTGGCTGCGAAACGCCTGTGCTGCCAGAGCACATGAAAGATCTTTTCGAGAGAGAAGAATCTTATGAAGTGTTAGATAATAGTCTGAGTGATGTCCAGGCGTTTGTTGCAGATAAAATCTAG
- a CDS encoding 16S rRNA (uracil(1498)-N(3))-methyltransferase, with protein sequence MNIILLDPQNTLGDGLYGLSLRQQTHVSKVIKAQQGDVLRVGMLNGKIGEGIYEPPNDDNQFGYIHSLNLSSQPPEPLPMVLVMALPRPNMLKRTLQNITAMGVKDLYLIHSAKVEKSYWQSPVLQTESIHQCLLEGLEQAKDTIMPNWTLIPRFRPFVEDQLPAILKDKVGLLAHPYLAKRCPIDIQQPCVLALGPEGGWNEFEVSKWHEAGMESVHLGDRILKVETVVPVLLSRLYPA encoded by the coding sequence ATGAATATAATTTTACTCGATCCTCAAAATACCCTTGGTGATGGCCTTTACGGACTCTCTTTACGCCAACAAACCCATGTTTCAAAAGTGATTAAAGCGCAACAAGGTGATGTTCTGCGAGTGGGGATGTTGAATGGAAAAATTGGAGAGGGTATTTATGAACCACCAAACGACGACAATCAATTTGGCTATATCCATTCGTTAAATTTATCTTCACAGCCACCAGAGCCTTTACCCATGGTGCTGGTTATGGCTTTGCCAAGGCCAAATATGCTGAAGCGAACCTTGCAGAATATAACCGCGATGGGAGTAAAGGATTTATATCTTATTCATTCAGCCAAAGTAGAAAAAAGCTATTGGCAAAGCCCCGTATTACAAACGGAATCTATTCATCAATGTTTGTTAGAAGGCCTAGAGCAAGCAAAAGATACTATTATGCCTAACTGGACGCTTATTCCTCGTTTTCGTCCTTTTGTAGAAGATCAATTGCCGGCTATTTTAAAAGACAAAGTTGGGTTACTTGCTCATCCCTATTTAGCAAAGCGTTGTCCTATTGATATCCAGCAGCCTTGTGTCCTAGCTCTTGGTCCAGAAGGCGGTTGGAATGAATTTGAGGTGAGTAAGTGGCACGAAGCGGGAATGGAATCGGTACATTTAGGGGATAGAATCCTAAAAGTTGAAACCGTTGTGCCTGTTTTGTTATCACGTTTGTATCCAGCTTAG
- a CDS encoding GGDEF domain-containing protein translates to MTKHSYKLKAENAKNNKTKSAWLKFFYVGITDDVFSEDIRRIFIINLFASVGILFTLPLGLVSLFEGKVTLGICLLFIALLYAMNHVYLRYTHNYAVSGNFVIYPLYILMIYLVYTGGVSGTGHVWIYCVPAVSLFLHGMKRGMIELALFTIALIITMFFTNNHFAEFGYDPTLKSRILFSFIVVVFLSGIYEYSMARFNEELKETSAKLKLVAYTDSLTELLNRRGMLQRLEASSYSSFHLLLADVDFFKSINDEYGHDAGDYALSQLAKIIEESLSESDLAARWGGEEFLIAVCDCSDLEAFALAESIRKRVEKYEFAYLDHKFQMTMSFGVATMNETTSLREAITLADNYLYSAKRSGRNRTRKG, encoded by the coding sequence ATGACAAAACATTCATATAAATTGAAAGCCGAAAATGCTAAAAATAATAAAACTAAATCCGCATGGTTGAAGTTTTTTTATGTCGGAATAACCGATGATGTTTTCTCTGAAGATATTCGTCGGATTTTCATTATCAATCTTTTTGCCTCCGTTGGTATTCTTTTTACTCTTCCTCTAGGGCTTGTTTCACTATTTGAAGGCAAGGTCACTTTGGGGATCTGCTTGCTGTTTATTGCGCTGTTATACGCGATGAACCATGTTTATCTGCGCTATACCCATAACTATGCGGTGTCTGGTAATTTTGTTATTTATCCACTTTATATTTTGATGATTTATCTTGTCTACACAGGTGGGGTAAGTGGTACTGGGCATGTTTGGATATATTGTGTTCCAGCCGTTTCTTTGTTTTTGCATGGCATGAAGAGAGGCATGATTGAGCTTGCTCTATTTACGATTGCTTTGATCATTACTATGTTTTTTACTAATAATCACTTTGCTGAGTTTGGTTATGATCCTACGCTGAAATCGAGAATTCTATTTTCATTTATTGTGGTTGTGTTTCTTTCTGGGATTTATGAGTACTCCATGGCTCGGTTTAATGAGGAGCTAAAAGAGACGTCAGCTAAGCTTAAGTTGGTAGCCTATACAGACTCTTTGACTGAGTTATTGAACCGTAGGGGAATGCTACAGCGGCTTGAAGCAAGTTCTTATTCGAGTTTTCATCTGCTATTGGCTGATGTTGACTTCTTTAAAAGCATTAACGATGAATATGGCCATGATGCGGGAGATTATGCACTTTCTCAATTGGCTAAAATTATTGAAGAGTCTCTTTCTGAGAGCGATTTGGCGGCTCGATGGGGCGGCGAAGAATTCTTGATCGCTGTATGTGATTGCAGTGACCTTGAAGCTTTTGCTTTGGCGGAGTCTATTCGAAAGCGTGTTGAAAAATATGAGTTTGCTTATTTGGATCATAAGTTCCAAATGACCATGAGTTTTGGTGTGGCAACGATGAATGAAACGACTTCGTTAAGGGAGGCTATTACCCTGGCTGATAATTACTTATACAGTGCAAAGCGTTCGGGTCGAAATAGAACACGTAAAGGCTAA
- a CDS encoding sugar MFS transporter, protein MNNHTSVADKPQSNQRFALIALTSLFFMWGFITSLNDILIPHLKGVFDLNYTQAMMIQMCFFGAYFIVSIPAGNLVKKVGFQRGIGIGLMIAAAGCLLFVAAAKAQQYSIFLTALFVLAAGITILQVAANPLVTVMGPTETASSRLTLSQAFNALGTTVAPLVGGALLFTVAGQYATKAQEAESVIIPYIGLAILLILLAAIFTRISLPTPSNIEEDTTDAPSVSILKHRHLVLGTVAIFMYVGAEVAIGSLLVNFFGLENIAGLAEADAAHYVAYYWGGAMVGRFIGAALMQRISAGNLLTFNALAAIALIVSAIMNDGHVAMWSILLVGLFNSIMFPTIFSLALKDLGPQTSRGSGLLCLAIVGGAILPVLQGSIADSIGLQISFVMPVICYLYIAYFGVFGSKPVIR, encoded by the coding sequence ATGAATAATCACACTTCCGTGGCAGACAAGCCACAATCAAACCAGCGTTTTGCCTTGATAGCTCTAACATCACTGTTTTTTATGTGGGGTTTTATCACCTCACTAAATGACATTCTAATACCGCACTTGAAAGGCGTTTTCGATCTTAACTACACCCAAGCAATGATGATTCAAATGTGCTTCTTTGGCGCTTACTTTATCGTCTCGATCCCTGCTGGGAACTTGGTTAAAAAAGTGGGATTTCAGCGCGGTATTGGCATCGGCCTAATGATTGCTGCGGCTGGCTGCTTGCTTTTTGTTGCTGCTGCAAAAGCACAGCAATACAGCATATTTTTAACAGCTCTGTTCGTTTTGGCTGCAGGCATTACTATTCTTCAAGTTGCCGCCAATCCACTTGTAACTGTAATGGGTCCAACCGAAACGGCGTCAAGTCGTTTGACCCTTTCTCAAGCCTTTAACGCATTGGGTACAACGGTTGCTCCTCTTGTAGGTGGTGCACTGTTGTTCACTGTCGCTGGGCAATACGCGACGAAAGCCCAAGAAGCGGAAAGTGTAATCATTCCTTATATCGGTTTAGCGATTTTGCTGATTCTTTTAGCGGCAATCTTTACTCGAATCAGCCTTCCAACGCCATCGAATATAGAAGAAGATACTACGGATGCACCCAGTGTTAGTATTTTAAAACACCGTCATCTAGTTCTAGGGACTGTCGCTATATTCATGTATGTGGGTGCAGAAGTTGCTATCGGCAGCCTACTAGTGAATTTCTTTGGCCTTGAAAATATTGCAGGGCTTGCAGAAGCCGATGCGGCTCATTACGTTGCCTACTACTGGGGTGGTGCTATGGTTGGACGCTTCATTGGTGCCGCTTTGATGCAGCGTATTTCTGCCGGCAACTTACTGACTTTTAACGCTTTAGCCGCCATTGCATTGATTGTAAGCGCGATTATGAATGATGGGCATGTTGCTATGTGGTCTATCTTATTAGTTGGCCTGTTCAATTCCATTATGTTCCCAACCATCTTCAGCCTTGCACTAAAAGACCTTGGTCCACAAACTAGCCGTGGTTCCGGCTTGCTTTGCTTGGCGATTGTGGGTGGCGCTATATTACCTGTATTGCAGGGTTCTATTGCGGATTCAATTGGTCTGCAAATTTCGTTCGTAATGCCTGTAATTTGCTATCTATATATTGCTTACTTCGGCGTATTTGGCTCTAAGCCCGTGATTCGATAA
- the recJ gene encoding single-stranded-DNA-specific exonuclease RecJ, whose product MRIERRAVPVDKNDFPSTMSATLQRVFLSRDVVSVAQLDYRLPHLLRPDSLFDLKNSAVILADAIVAGQKILIVGDFDADGATSTSLGILALEAMGAISPEYLVPNRFEFGYGLTPEIVEVAQERSPDVLVTVDNGIASIDGVLAAKNYGMKVVVTDHHLPGDTLPNADAIVNPNHPNCGFPSKNLAGVGVIFYVMSALRAELNSRNWFADQHIPEPKMADYLDLVALGTVADVVPLDANNRILVQQGIKRIQAGLARPGILALLEVGRRDHTQLKASDLGFVVGPRLNAAGRLDDMSIGIECLLAVHPHQARNYAQQLDQFNRERKAIESDMKEQAELVLDSLLDEEQEMPNGMCFYDADWHQGVIGILASRMKDKCHRPVIAFARVGEDELKGSARSIPGVHIRDALDLLAKRYPQLLSKFGGHAMAAGMSIKESHYEAFQLAFDAIITEWVTPEQLEATLLTDGPLAPEDFSLSFAEQVRLSGPWGQMFPEPCFDGVFDILQQRIVGEKHLKLMVREPSSGLLLDAISFFVDLDQWPNDKATQARLVYKLDVNEFRGQRNLQLLVDYLEPA is encoded by the coding sequence ATGCGTATTGAGCGCCGAGCTGTACCGGTTGATAAAAATGACTTTCCATCAACAATGTCTGCGACGTTACAACGAGTCTTTTTGTCTCGTGATGTAGTATCTGTTGCTCAATTGGACTATCGCTTACCGCATTTATTAAGACCTGATTCTTTATTTGATCTAAAAAATTCAGCCGTGATTTTGGCGGATGCTATTGTGGCTGGTCAGAAAATTTTGATTGTTGGAGATTTTGACGCGGATGGTGCGACTAGTACCAGTCTTGGGATTCTTGCTTTAGAAGCAATGGGCGCGATTTCTCCAGAATATTTGGTGCCAAATCGCTTTGAATTTGGTTATGGACTGACGCCTGAAATTGTTGAAGTCGCGCAAGAGCGATCGCCAGATGTTTTAGTCACGGTGGATAATGGCATTGCCAGTATTGATGGTGTGCTAGCGGCAAAAAATTACGGTATGAAGGTGGTGGTGACTGACCACCATTTGCCCGGTGATACGCTGCCAAATGCCGATGCTATTGTGAATCCAAACCATCCAAATTGTGGTTTTCCAAGCAAGAATTTAGCTGGAGTTGGGGTGATTTTCTACGTGATGTCGGCGTTAAGAGCCGAGTTGAATAGCCGTAACTGGTTTGCTGATCAGCATATTCCAGAGCCGAAAATGGCGGACTATTTAGATTTGGTTGCGCTTGGTACAGTAGCCGATGTGGTGCCTTTGGATGCCAATAACCGTATTTTGGTTCAGCAAGGCATTAAGCGAATTCAGGCTGGGTTAGCGCGTCCTGGTATCCTTGCTTTATTAGAAGTAGGGCGTCGTGATCATACTCAATTGAAGGCATCAGACTTGGGTTTTGTTGTCGGTCCTAGATTAAATGCGGCTGGGCGGCTTGATGATATGTCGATTGGCATTGAATGTCTGTTGGCGGTTCATCCACATCAGGCGCGTAATTATGCGCAGCAGTTAGATCAGTTTAATCGCGAGCGCAAAGCCATCGAGTCTGATATGAAAGAGCAGGCAGAGTTAGTGCTTGACTCTTTGTTGGACGAAGAGCAGGAAATGCCAAATGGTATGTGCTTTTATGATGCGGATTGGCATCAAGGCGTGATTGGCATTTTAGCCTCGCGAATGAAAGACAAATGCCATCGCCCGGTGATTGCTTTTGCCCGAGTGGGTGAAGATGAATTAAAAGGGTCAGCGCGTTCCATTCCTGGGGTGCATATTCGCGATGCATTGGATTTATTGGCTAAGCGTTATCCACAATTGCTCAGCAAGTTTGGTGGTCACGCAATGGCGGCGGGGATGTCGATTAAAGAGTCTCACTATGAGGCTTTTCAGCTGGCATTCGATGCCATCATTACTGAGTGGGTGACGCCAGAACAGTTAGAAGCAACCTTATTGACTGATGGGCCGCTGGCGCCAGAAGATTTTAGTTTGAGTTTTGCCGAGCAAGTTCGTTTATCTGGTCCGTGGGGACAAATGTTTCCTGAACCCTGTTTTGATGGTGTATTTGATATTCTGCAGCAGCGTATCGTGGGTGAAAAGCACCTGAAGCTTATGGTACGCGAGCCGAGCAGTGGGCTATTGCTGGATGCGATTAGTTTTTTTGTCGATTTAGACCAATGGCCCAATGATAAAGCGACTCAAGCACGCTTGGTTTATAAGCTGGATGTGAATGAGTTTCGAGGTCAGCGTAATCTGCAGCTACTAGTGGACTATTTAGAGCCTGCATAA
- the folD gene encoding bifunctional methylenetetrahydrofolate dehydrogenase/methenyltetrahydrofolate cyclohydrolase FolD produces MTALVLDGKLCAKETENRLKAQVTELKARTGCTPILATILVGADPASATYVKMKGNACRRVGMDSMAIELPESTTTEQLLNKINELNNNPDVHGILLQHPVPVQVDERLCFDAIAAHKDVDGVTCLGFGRMAMKEPAYGAATPAGIMRLLAAYDIALEGKHVVVVGRSPILGKPMAMMMLNANATVTMCHSRTQNLSEFVKQADVIVGAVGKPELIKAEWIKDGAIVVDAGYHPGGIGDIELGPLKDRVAAYTPVPGGVGPMTINTLILQTLESGLKQLS; encoded by the coding sequence ATGACTGCACTGGTTCTTGACGGCAAACTTTGCGCCAAAGAAACTGAAAACCGCCTAAAGGCTCAAGTTACTGAGCTTAAAGCGCGTACCGGTTGCACCCCTATTTTAGCAACAATATTAGTGGGTGCTGATCCAGCATCAGCCACTTATGTGAAAATGAAAGGCAATGCTTGCCGTCGCGTTGGCATGGATTCTATGGCCATTGAACTGCCTGAAAGCACTACGACAGAGCAGCTTTTAAACAAAATTAATGAGCTAAATAATAACCCTGATGTGCATGGGATTTTGCTACAGCATCCCGTTCCAGTACAAGTTGATGAGCGTCTATGTTTTGACGCGATTGCTGCTCATAAAGATGTCGATGGTGTGACTTGTCTTGGCTTTGGCCGTATGGCAATGAAAGAGCCTGCTTACGGTGCAGCGACTCCAGCGGGTATTATGCGTTTGCTCGCCGCTTACGACATAGCATTAGAAGGGAAGCATGTTGTTGTGGTTGGTCGTAGTCCAATTCTTGGCAAGCCGATGGCGATGATGATGTTGAACGCCAATGCTACGGTAACAATGTGTCACTCTCGTACTCAAAACTTGTCTGAATTTGTTAAGCAAGCCGATGTGATCGTCGGCGCTGTAGGCAAGCCTGAGTTAATTAAAGCAGAATGGATTAAAGACGGGGCAATCGTTGTCGATGCTGGTTACCATCCTGGTGGTATTGGTGATATCGAACTGGGTCCATTGAAGGATCGCGTTGCGGCCTATACGCCAGTTCCCGGTGGCGTTGGTCCAATGACAATCAACACTTTGATACTGCAAACACTAGAGTCTGGCCTGAAACAACTAAGCTAA
- a CDS encoding UPF0149 family protein, whose product MSTEMLKDALDFDLIADVFVTESITASPSELHGQLCGYLASGVTLPLEDWLKMVVEFCDIEGWKEEASRAVIVELYTATLTLLQNGEFALVPSISDEDAELCERGVTLSQWAHGFLAGYGLSGQKNELSDETKQILRDFANISGMQAEMRALEDNNDNEADLTELVEYVRLSAMMMYTEHHDINPDIDHTKQNPLH is encoded by the coding sequence ATGTCCACAGAAATGTTAAAAGACGCATTGGACTTCGATTTGATCGCCGATGTTTTTGTTACTGAATCTATTACGGCGTCACCCTCCGAGTTGCACGGCCAGCTTTGTGGTTATTTGGCTTCTGGTGTGACTTTGCCATTGGAAGATTGGCTGAAGATGGTGGTAGAGTTTTGTGACATTGAAGGCTGGAAAGAAGAAGCAAGTCGAGCCGTTATTGTTGAACTTTATACTGCTACGTTAACCTTGCTTCAAAATGGTGAGTTTGCACTTGTGCCAAGTATTTCAGACGAAGATGCCGAATTATGTGAAAGAGGTGTGACTTTATCTCAATGGGCGCATGGCTTTTTGGCGGGTTATGGTTTATCTGGTCAGAAGAATGAACTCTCTGATGAAACCAAACAAATCTTACGTGATTTTGCCAATATCTCTGGCATGCAAGCAGAAATGCGTGCATTAGAAGACAACAATGACAATGAAGCCGATTTAACCGAGCTGGTTGAATATGTCAGGTTATCAGCGATGATGATGTATACAGAGCATCATGATATCAACCCAGATATTGATCATACTAAACAGAATCCTTTGCATTAA
- a CDS encoding aminopeptidase P N-terminal domain-containing protein, producing MKIDTQTYQARRERLMQSLPENSVVVIRTGELATRNNDCEYEFRPHSSFFYLTGFPEPSAYAIIYGAGEMTLVTLPKDPEREQWDGFRFGSEGAIANFGASDAAPLEELDKVAFSALDGVEHVVYLFNDDVLREKIASWRDAIAARVRVGAVAPASFIDLAPHVAEMRLHKDAEEIAIMEAAAQISVEAHKQAMRSVRPGMNEYQLEAELNYVFMKSGARQPAYNNIVASGSNACVLHYIKNDEEIDEGDLILIDAGAELGCYAADITRTFPASGKFSGPQAALYQVVLDAYHAGMKELNVGTPYEACHNAAVRTLTQGLVDHGLLTGDVDFLIESKAYRDFYMHNTGHWLGLDVHDCGAYKLAGESRLLEEGMVLTIEPGLYVSADNESVDAKWRGIGIRIEDDVLIRADGPYVLTHGLPKEIADIEALMAESR from the coding sequence ATGAAAATTGATACTCAGACTTATCAGGCTCGCCGTGAGCGTTTGATGCAATCATTGCCTGAAAACAGTGTGGTGGTTATACGAACGGGTGAGCTAGCCACTCGTAATAATGATTGTGAGTATGAGTTTCGTCCTCATAGTAGTTTTTTCTATTTAACGGGGTTTCCTGAGCCAAGCGCCTACGCCATTATTTATGGCGCTGGCGAGATGACGCTCGTCACTCTGCCAAAAGATCCTGAGCGTGAGCAGTGGGATGGTTTCCGTTTTGGTAGTGAAGGGGCGATAGCAAATTTTGGCGCAAGTGATGCTGCTCCGCTAGAAGAGTTAGACAAGGTCGCTTTTTCTGCTCTGGATGGCGTGGAGCATGTGGTGTATTTGTTTAATGATGATGTTTTACGCGAAAAAATTGCCAGCTGGCGTGATGCTATTGCCGCACGGGTCAGAGTCGGCGCTGTTGCACCTGCAAGCTTCATCGACCTTGCCCCTCATGTTGCTGAAATGCGTTTGCATAAAGATGCTGAAGAAATTGCCATTATGGAAGCCGCAGCGCAAATTAGTGTTGAAGCTCATAAACAGGCAATGCGCTCTGTTCGTCCGGGGATGAATGAATATCAGTTAGAAGCTGAATTGAATTACGTGTTTATGAAATCCGGTGCGCGCCAACCTGCGTATAACAATATTGTCGCCTCAGGCAGCAATGCTTGTGTTTTGCATTACATCAAAAATGACGAAGAGATCGACGAGGGCGACCTGATCTTAATTGATGCGGGGGCTGAGTTGGGATGCTACGCCGCGGACATTACTCGTACCTTTCCTGCAAGCGGTAAATTTAGTGGGCCGCAGGCTGCTTTATACCAAGTTGTATTAGACGCTTACCATGCGGGAATGAAAGAGCTTAACGTGGGAACGCCTTATGAAGCATGCCATAACGCAGCGGTCCGAACATTAACGCAAGGCTTAGTGGATCATGGGTTATTAACTGGTGATGTGGATTTCCTGATCGAGAGCAAAGCATATCGAGACTTTTATATGCACAATACCGGGCATTGGTTAGGCTTAGATGTTCATGATTGTGGTGCTTATAAACTCGCCGGTGAATCTCGCTTGTTAGAAGAAGGTATGGTGTTAACCATTGAACCAGGTTTGTATGTTTCGGCAGACAACGAATCGGTTGATGCTAAATGGCGAGGTATCGGCATTCGTATTGAAGATGATGTCCTAATTCGCGCTGATGGTCCTTATGTATTAACCCACGGCCTGCCAAAAGAAATTGCTGACATTGAGGCCTTAATGGCTGAAAGTCGATAA
- a CDS encoding UbiH/UbiF/VisC/COQ6 family ubiquinone biosynthesis hydroxylase, which translates to MAKSYDLIIVGAGMVGALSAILLAKSSLRIALVDKHDGEYPLSFPPAYDARVSAISSQSKALLEQGDVWQGIDQDRIAAYDNMVVWDGLGEGYIDFNAQATTMPELGHLVENAVLNQQLMVQVRHSKNIDLYLDDTLESHELSESGVRVELTSGHVLDAQVIVAADGAMSKLRSENAFDTVEWDYGHHAIVTTIEIAQPHENTAWQSFGEEGILAFLPLPSVDQRHFVSIVWSVPPKDAESLLALDEDAFCRRLHYAMNKRFDVLGLTQVRQAIPLRQRHAKQYVKAGLVLIGDAAHTIHPLAGQGANLGFGDVKALVEVLEKAYRRNENLGATRVLRRYQRARMLDNIAMAAGMESFKRLFSTQQPLVVQLRNIGMKQFNKGESLKKKLVARAAGLSSFS; encoded by the coding sequence ATGGCTAAATCATACGATTTAATAATTGTGGGCGCTGGTATGGTTGGTGCTTTGTCTGCGATATTGTTGGCTAAATCTTCTTTACGAATCGCGCTTGTTGATAAACATGATGGTGAATATCCATTATCCTTTCCGCCCGCTTATGACGCTCGAGTGAGCGCTATTTCCAGCCAATCAAAAGCCTTGCTCGAACAAGGCGATGTTTGGCAAGGCATTGATCAAGACCGTATTGCGGCTTATGACAATATGGTTGTGTGGGATGGGCTTGGTGAGGGATATATTGATTTTAATGCTCAAGCGACGACCATGCCAGAGCTTGGTCATTTAGTCGAAAATGCGGTGTTAAATCAGCAACTAATGGTTCAAGTTCGGCACTCAAAAAACATCGACTTGTATTTAGACGATACTTTAGAGTCTCATGAATTAAGTGAGTCTGGAGTAAGAGTAGAACTGACATCAGGCCATGTTTTGGACGCTCAGGTGATTGTTGCTGCAGATGGTGCTATGTCCAAACTTCGCAGCGAAAATGCTTTTGATACGGTTGAGTGGGATTATGGGCATCATGCGATTGTCACTACGATCGAGATTGCTCAACCCCATGAAAATACCGCTTGGCAGAGTTTCGGAGAAGAAGGAATTCTGGCATTTCTGCCACTTCCTTCGGTCGATCAGAGGCATTTTGTTTCCATCGTCTGGTCTGTGCCACCAAAAGACGCTGAATCTCTGCTGGCTCTCGACGAAGACGCTTTTTGTCGCCGTTTACATTACGCAATGAACAAGCGCTTTGATGTACTCGGGCTTACTCAGGTTCGTCAGGCCATTCCGTTGAGACAACGTCATGCCAAGCAGTATGTTAAAGCTGGGCTGGTATTGATAGGTGATGCTGCCCATACAATTCACCCTCTCGCTGGACAAGGGGCCAACTTGGGGTTTGGTGATGTAAAAGCCTTGGTGGAAGTGTTGGAGAAAGCGTATCGACGTAACGAGAACTTAGGAGCGACTAGGGTTCTACGCCGTTATCAACGCGCTCGAATGCTGGATAATATTGCCATGGCGGCTGGAATGGAATCGTTTAAACGTTTATTTTCTACACAGCAACCTCTGGTTGTTCAGCTTAGAAATATCGGCATGAAGCAGTTTAATAAAGGTGAATCTTTGAAGAAAAAGCTGGTTGCTCGTGCTGCAGGTTTGTCTTCTTTTTCTTAA